One part of the Cellvibrionales bacterium genome encodes these proteins:
- a CDS encoding acetyl-CoA carboxylase carboxyltransferase subunit alpha produces MAYNYLQFEQPIAELEAKIEELQLVGNDSGVNIADELGKLREKSRKQTEKIYSDLSAWQVVQVARHPQRPYTLDYIPHLFTEFDELHGDRRFGDDKSIIGGVARLAGKPVMVIGQEKGRTVQEKVARNFGMPKPEGYRKALRLMEMAERFRLPVLTLIDTPGAYPGIDSEERGISEAIAQNLAVMSRLRTPMICTVIGEGSSGGALGIGIGDQINMLQYATYFVISPEGCANIIWKTAEKAPLAAEAMGVTSQTLLELGIVDHVIPEPLGGAHRSVAEMASSLRETLAQQLDDLLQKPLDALLEQRYQRLMSFGNP; encoded by the coding sequence GTGGCGTATAACTACCTTCAATTTGAACAACCCATTGCTGAGTTGGAAGCCAAGATCGAAGAACTGCAACTGGTCGGCAATGATTCTGGCGTGAACATCGCTGATGAATTGGGGAAATTGCGCGAGAAAAGTCGCAAACAGACCGAAAAAATTTATAGCGATCTCAGTGCTTGGCAGGTGGTGCAAGTGGCGCGTCACCCTCAGCGCCCTTACACCTTGGATTACATCCCACATTTATTTACAGAATTTGATGAGTTGCACGGTGATCGTCGCTTTGGCGATGACAAATCCATCATCGGTGGTGTTGCGCGTTTGGCAGGCAAACCGGTGATGGTGATCGGCCAAGAAAAAGGCCGCACGGTGCAAGAAAAAGTGGCGCGCAATTTTGGTATGCCCAAGCCGGAAGGTTATCGCAAAGCATTGCGTTTGATGGAGATGGCGGAGCGGTTTCGCTTGCCCGTGTTGACGCTGATTGATACACCAGGGGCTTATCCTGGCATTGATTCCGAAGAGCGCGGCATTTCCGAAGCGATTGCACAAAATTTAGCGGTGATGTCGCGTTTGCGCACACCGATGATTTGCACCGTGATTGGTGAAGGCAGCTCCGGCGGCGCGTTGGGTATTGGTATTGGCGATCAAATCAATATGCTGCAATACGCCACTTATTTTGTAATTTCTCCGGAAGGTTGCGCCAATATTATTTGGAAGACGGCAGAGAAAGCGCCGTTGGCGGCGGAGGCGATGGGCGTCACTTCGCAAACACTGTTGGAATTGGGCATTGTGGATCATGTCATCCCTGAGCCACTGGGTGGCGCACACCGCAGTGTGGCTGAAATGGCTAGCAGTTTGCGTGAAACATTGGCGCAGCAATTGGATGATTTGTTACAAAAGCCGTTGGATGCCTTGCTGGAACAGCGCTACCAACGATTGATGAGTTTTGGTAATCCTTGA
- the tilS gene encoding tRNA lysidine(34) synthetase TilS, producing the protein MSDGLRELLQEKLEGFHDAERFIVAYSGGADSHALLHAVVSLGLPQEILALHVNHGLSPNADAWQAHCASVAHDLGVGFFAERIAVVRNGTGLENAARQARYDIFSNRVGYGDVLLMAHHADDQVETFFLRLLRGSGVRGLGGMPEWRRLGGGCLYRPWLARPQMELRAYAIQHQLQWVEDESNSDLGFDRNFLREQVLPVLRTRWPQADQSIARSMDWCGEADAVNDELAEIDYFACYPHAERFGFSLAYSYLLGLSRARRRNVLRLWFMRCGAPIPGHKILDVIQAQAMDSRMDSSPQIEWEGWQCRRFQGRLYAMPQLPPLDCERVWQCSVDDLLSNASFGQLSFSSVCGQGMRLDNARPLTVSFAREGVRCRPHGREHSQTLKKLFQECAIPPWLRERTPLIYQDQQLLAVGDWWICADATVNENEQGYLPQWELTV; encoded by the coding sequence ATGAGTGATGGACTGCGCGAACTGTTACAGGAAAAACTGGAAGGTTTTCACGATGCAGAGCGCTTCATCGTGGCATACAGCGGTGGTGCAGATTCTCATGCTTTATTGCATGCCGTTGTTTCATTGGGGTTGCCGCAAGAGATTTTGGCGCTGCATGTGAACCACGGTTTGAGTCCGAATGCCGATGCTTGGCAGGCTCATTGCGCCTCTGTGGCACATGATTTGGGTGTCGGATTTTTTGCCGAGCGCATAGCTGTTGTACGCAATGGCACTGGTTTGGAAAATGCAGCGCGTCAAGCGCGTTACGATATTTTTTCAAATCGGGTGGGTTATGGTGATGTGTTGTTGATGGCGCATCACGCTGACGATCAAGTCGAAACTTTCTTTCTGCGGTTATTGCGCGGCTCTGGTGTACGCGGCTTGGGTGGAATGCCGGAATGGCGTCGATTGGGCGGCGGTTGTTTGTATCGTCCATGGTTGGCACGCCCGCAAATGGAACTGCGCGCCTACGCCATACAGCATCAATTGCAGTGGGTGGAAGACGAGTCCAATAGCGATCTCGGCTTTGATAGAAATTTTTTACGCGAACAGGTGTTGCCGGTATTGCGCACGCGGTGGCCGCAAGCGGATCAGTCGATTGCACGCAGTATGGATTGGTGTGGTGAGGCAGACGCTGTTAATGACGAGTTAGCCGAGATTGATTATTTCGCCTGTTATCCACACGCAGAACGGTTTGGTTTTTCTCTGGCGTATTCCTATTTGTTAGGTTTATCGCGCGCGCGGCGACGCAATGTGCTGCGTTTGTGGTTTATGCGCTGCGGTGCGCCGATTCCCGGTCATAAAATTTTGGATGTGATTCAAGCGCAGGCGATGGATTCACGCATGGATTCCTCACCTCAAATTGAGTGGGAGGGATGGCAGTGTCGGCGTTTTCAAGGGCGGCTTTATGCGATGCCACAATTGCCTCCATTAGATTGCGAGAGAGTTTGGCAGTGCAGTGTGGATGACTTGCTGAGCAATGCCAGTTTTGGGCAATTGTCGTTTTCTTCCGTGTGTGGACAGGGCATGCGCCTCGACAATGCGCGACCGCTGACCGTGAGTTTTGCGCGCGAGGGCGTGCGTTGCCGTCCGCACGGTCGCGAGCATTCGCAGACTTTAAAAAAACTGTTTCAAGAATGCGCGATTCCACCATGGCTGCGTGAACGAACGCCATTGATCTATCAAGACCAGCAATTATTAGCGGTAGGGGATTGGTGGATTTGTGCCGATGCAACCGTCAACGAAAACGAACAGGGTTATCTCCCGCAGTGGGAATTAACTGTTTAG
- a CDS encoding DNA starvation/stationary phase protection protein, with the protein MSKKNTVIDIGISEKDRAAIADGLSHLLADTYTLYLTTHNFHWNVTGVMFNTLHVMFMGQYTELWNAVDPIAERIRSLGHIAPGGYAAFSKLASLPDTPAQPPKALEMVKILAQGHEAVARTARQLFPCVDKASDEPTADLLTQRIAIHEQTAWMLRSLLEE; encoded by the coding sequence ATGAGCAAAAAAAATACGGTAATTGATATTGGCATCAGCGAAAAAGATCGCGCCGCTATTGCGGATGGTTTGAGTCATTTATTGGCGGATACCTACACGCTGTATCTCACCACGCATAACTTTCATTGGAATGTAACGGGTGTGATGTTTAACACCCTGCATGTGATGTTTATGGGGCAGTACACCGAACTGTGGAACGCGGTAGACCCCATTGCGGAGCGCATCCGTTCATTGGGGCATATCGCACCCGGCGGTTATGCGGCGTTTAGCAAATTGGCATCGCTGCCGGATACGCCAGCACAGCCTCCTAAAGCCTTGGAAATGGTAAAAATTTTGGCGCAGGGGCATGAGGCGGTGGCGCGCACGGCGCGTCAATTGTTTCCCTGTGTCGACAAAGCCAGCGATGAACCGACGGCAGATTTGCTCACCCAGCGCATCGCGATTCATGAACAAACGGCGTGGATGCTGCGCTCCTTGCTGGAAGAGTAG